In a genomic window of Physeter macrocephalus isolate SW-GA chromosome 14, ASM283717v5, whole genome shotgun sequence:
- the PVRIG gene encoding transmembrane protein PVRIG: MDRARALGLLLALLTLCITAGTPEVWVQVQMEATESPSFTVRCGFLGSGSISLVTVSYGGPDGAGGTTLAVLHPKFGTQHWNPACRAHWETRTSISLTLEGSEGRSSSPNTTFCCKFTSFPEGSQEACGNVSLSPDQGLPAPTPATMLRADLAGILGFSGVLLFGCVYLLYLLRRQRHWSVRKLQPPRHSSPQTQRRASAAGQASLTSLHIPYATINTSYFNPATLHRVLPPQPLPRWAPLPSQSPVPWAPLPASARSSFISVENRLYAQAEKGPLHAGTDLIPLPDCLGHRAMEGH, translated from the exons ATGGACAGGGCCCGGGCCCTGGGCCTGCTCTTGGCACTGCTGACTCTCTGCATCACTGCTG GGACTCCTGAGGTGTGGGTGCAGGTTCAGATGGAGGCCACCGAGTCCCCGTCCTTCACTGTCCGCTGTGGATTCCTGGGATCTGGTTCTATCTCCCTGGTGACTGTGAGCTACGGGGGCCCCGATGGTGCTGGAGGGACCACACTGGCTGTGTTGCACCCAAAGTTCGGCACCCAGCACTGGAACCCTGCCTGCCGGGCCCACTGGGAAACCAGAACCAGCATCTCCCTCACCTTGGAAGGGTCCGAGGGGAGAAGCTCCAGTCCCAACACCACCTTCTGCTGCAAGTTTACTTCCTTCCCTGAGGGCTCCCAGGAGGCCTGTGGGAACGTCTCCCTCAGCCCAGACCAAG GGCTCCCTGCTCCTACTCCAGCCACCATGCTGCGAGCTGACCTGGCTGGGATCTTGGGGTTCTCAGGGGTCCTTCTCTTTGGATGCGTCTACCTCCTCTACCTCCTGCGTCGGCAAAGGCACTG GTCTGTCAGGAAGCTTCAGCCACCCAGACACAGCAGCccccagacacagaggagagcaaGT GCAGCCGGCCAAGCCTCCCTGACCTCTCTCCACATCCCCTACGCCACCATCAACACCAGCTACTTCAACCCGGCAACTCTGCACCGggtcctcccaccccagcccctgcccaggtgGGCGCCGCTCCCCAGCCAGAGCCCTGTCCCCTGGGCACCCCTGCCGGCCTCCGCTCGCAGCAGCTTCATCTCTGTTGAGAACCGACTCTACGCTCAAGCAGAAAAGGGGCCTCTCCACGCCGGCACCGACCTCATCCCGCTCCCGGACTGTCTGGGGCACAGAGCCATGGAGGGACATTAG
- the STAG3 gene encoding cohesin subunit SA-3 yields MPTLRSSSPQLHSSSSPSSGSSPLRTAVGTGPRRLSASSSSSVAVPCNDRDSDQTSERDSESLSAGEGSDFEDNLRRNVKKRAAKRPLKTTPVAKRPKKGSRMVHVHGQKESEPPASDLFDAVKAAKSDMQSLVDEWLDSYKQDQDAGFLELVNFFIRSCGCKGTVTPEMFKKMSNSEIIQHLTEQFNEDSGDYPLTAPGPSWKKFQGSFCEFVRTLVYRCQYSLLYDGFPMDNLISLLTGLSDSQVRAFRHTSTLAAMKLMTSLVRVALQLSLHKDNNQRQYEAERNKGPGQRAPERLESLLEKHKELQEHQEEIEGMMNVLFRGVFVHRYRDVLPEIRAICIEEIGSWMQSYSTSFLTDSYLKYIGWTLHDKHREVRLKCLKALKGLYGNRDWTARLELFTSRFKDRLVSMVMDREYDVAVEAVRLLTLILKNMEGVLTEADCESIYPVVYASNRALASAVGEFLYWKLFYPECETRTVGERERRRSPRSQRTFFHLLLSFFVESELHYHAAYLVDSLWDCAGPQLKDWESLTSLLLEKDQNLGDIQESTLTEILVSSVRQASEGHPPVGRVTGRKGLTPKERKIQADDKVKLTEHLIPLLPQLLAKFSADAEKVAPLLQLLNYFDLNIYCTRRLEKHLELLLQQLQEVVVKHAEPAVLEAGAHALYLLCNPEFTFFSRVDFARSQLVDLLTDRFQQELEELLQSSFLDEDEVYSLAATLKRLSAFYNAHDLTRWELYEPCCRLLRKAVDTGEVPHQVILPALTLVYFSILWTLTHVSGSGASQKQLLSLKGRMVAFCELCQNCLSDVDPEIQEQAFVLLSDLLLIFGPQMIVGGREFLRPLVFIPEATLQSELASFLMDHVFIQPGGLGSGRSQEDHLQIEQLHQRRRLLAGFCKLLLYGVLEMDAASDVFKHYNKFYNDYGDIIKETLTRARQVDRSHCSRILLLSLKQLYTELLQEQGPQGLNELPAFIEMRDLARRFALSFGPQQLQNRDLVVMLHKEGIRFSLSELPPAGSSSQPPNLAFLELLSEFSPRLFHQDKQLLLAYLEKCLQRVSQAPGRPWGPVTTYCQSLSPVESTAEANPRDYPRSKKRRIEGPSRRHREDISASQEESLQLNSIPPTPTLTSTAVKSRQPLGGLEEMEEGGGSELAFTQGQPLLGAQRLRSLSPQHFQTPLNSWGPGLGNRLTRLSLMEEDEEELEIQNDSSEEWQGTGKQSSPSEHGLDLLDSTEPNAELVPRQVLAG; encoded by the exons ATGCCCACCCTGCGGTCGTCCTCCCCGCAGCTCCATAGCTCCTCCTCCCCGAGCAGCGGGTCCTCCCCGCTGCGCACGGCGGTGGGGACTGGGCCGAGGAGGCTGTCTGCGTCTTCTAGTTCGTCTGTCGCTGTGCCCTGCAATGACAGGGACTCGGACCAGACTTCGGAGAG GGATAGTGAATCTTTGTCAGCTGGTGAAGGCAGTGACTTCGAAGACAACTTGAGACGAAATGTAAAGAAGAGAGCAGCAAAACGACCACTCAAAACAACCCCA GTGGCAAAACGTCCAAAGAAGGGGTCCCGAATGGTACATGTTCATGGTCAGAAAGAGTCAGAGCCACCAGCCAGTGATCTCTTTGATGCTGTGAAAGCTGCCAAAAGTGACATGCAG TCTTTGGTAGATGAGTGGCTGGATAGCTACAAGCAAGACCAGGATGCAGGATTCCTGGAGCTCGTTAACTTTTTCATCCGGTCATGTGGATGTAAAG GCACTGTGACCCCTGAGATGTTCAAGAAGATGTCCAACTCGGAGATCATCCAGCACCTAACAGAACAGTTTAATGAG GACTCAGGAGACTATCCTCTGACAGCTCCAGGCCCATCCTGGAAGAAGTTCCAGGGCAGCTTCTGTGAATTTGTGAGGACGTTGGTCTATCGGTGCCAGTATAGCCTCCTCTATGATGGCTTCCCTATGGACAACCTCATCTCTCTGCTCACTGGCCTCTCAGACTCCCAAGTCCGTGCCTTCCGTCACACTAGCACCCTGGCTG CCATGAAGCTGATGACCTCCCTGGTAAGGGTTGCCCTCCAACTAAGTCTGCACAAGGACAACAATCAACGTCAGTACGAGGCTGAACGAAACAAGGGGCCAGGACAGAGAGCACCTGAGCGACTGGAGAGCCTGTTGGAGAAACACAAAGAG CTCCAAGAGCATCAAGAGGAGATTGAGGGAATGATGAATGTCCTCTTCAGGGGTGTCTTTGTACATCGGTACAG GGATGTCCTTCCTGAGATCCGTGCTATCTGCATTGAGGAGATTGGGTCTTGGATGCAAAGCTACAGTACCTCTTTCCTCACTGAcagctatttaaaatatattggctGGACCCTGCATGACAAG CATCGAGAAGTCCGCCTGAAGTGCTTGAAGGCTCTAAAAGGGCTGTACGGCAACCGAGACTGGACTGCACGCCTGGAGCTCTTTACCAGCCGCTTTAAG GACCGGTTGGTTTCCATGGTCATGGACCGAGAGTATGACGTGGCAGTGGAGGCCGTCAGGTTACTAACACTTATCCTTAA GAACATGGAAGGGGTGCTGACAGAGGCAGACTGTGAGAGCATCTACCCTGTTGTGTATGCCTCTAACAGAGCCCTGGCCTCTGCTGTAGGGGAGTTTCTGTACTGGAA GCTCTTCTACCCTGAGTGCGAGACAAGAACGGTGGGTGAGAGAGAACGACGCCGAAGTCCGCGCTCCCAGAGGACTTTCTTCCACCTTCTGCTGTCCTTTTTTGTGGAGAGTGAG CTCCATTACCATGCTGCATACTTAGTAGACAGCCTGTGGGACTGTGCGGGGCCTCAGCTGAAGGACTGGGAGAGTCTGACAAGCTTGCTGCTGGAGAAGGACCAGA ACCTGGGCGACATACAGGAGAGCACACTGACAGAAATCCTTGTGTCCAGTGTCCGGCAAGCTTCCGAGGGTCACCCGCCTGTGGGGCGGGTCACGGGGAGGAAG GGCTTAACCCCCAAAGAACGTAAGATCCAAGCCGACGACAAGGTGAAGCTGACTGAGCACCTCATCCCCctgctcccccagctcctggccaaG TTCTCAGCTGATGCAGAGAAGGTTGCTCCCCTGCTGCAGCTCCTCAACTACTTTGACCTCAACATCTACTGCACCAGGCGCTTGGAGAaa cACCTGGAGCTGCTCCTGCAGCAGCTCCAAGAGGTGGTGGTGAAGCACGCGGAACCAGCGGTGCTTGAGGCTGGTGCTCACGCCCTCTATCTGCTTTGTAATCCGGAGTTCACGTTCTTCAGCCGGGTGGACTTTGCCCGCAGCCAACTTGTGGATCTGCTAACTGACCGCTTCCAGCAGGAGCTTGAAGAGCTGCTGCAG tcGTCCTTCCTAGATGAGGATGAGGTGTACAGTCTGGCAGCCACTCTGAAGCGCCTCTCTGCCTTCTACAA TGCCCATGACCTAACCCGCTGGGAGCTCTATGAGCCCTGCTGCCGACTCCTCCGGAAGGCTGTGGACACAGGAGAGGTTCCTCACCAG GTGATCCTACCGGCCTTGACTCTTGTCTATTTTTCCATTCTCTGGACGCTAACCCACGTTTCTGGATCAGGTGCTTCCCAG AAGCAGCTGTTGAGTTTGAAGGGCAGGATGGTGGCCTTCTGTGAACTCTGCCAGAACTGCCTCTCAGATGTGGATCCTGAGATTCAGGAGCAG GCTTTTGTATTGTTAAGTGATCTGCTGCTCATCTTTGGCCCTCAGATGATTGTCGGGGGACGAGAGTTCCTTAGGCCCCTTGTCTTTATTCCTGAAGCCACTCTCCAGTCTGAGCTGGCCAGCTTCCTCATGGACCACGTCTTCATCCAGCCTGGAGGACTGGGCAGTG GTCGTTCCCAGGAGGATCATTTACAGATAGAGCAGCTGCACCAGCGGCGCCGCCTCCTGGCTGGGTTCTGCAAGCTGTTGCTTTATGGGGTGCTGGAGATGGACGCGGCCTCGGATGTTTTCAAACACTACAACAAG TTCTACAATGACTATGGTGACATTATCAAGGAAACGTTAACTAGAGCAAGGCAGGTTGACCGAAGTCACTGTTCCCGAATCCTGCTGCTGAGCCTCAAGCAG TTATACACAGAACTGCTGCAGGAACAGGGGCCCCAGGGCCTGAATGAGCTTCCAGCCTTCATCGAGATGAGGGATCTGGCCAGGAGGTTTGCCTTGAGCTTTGGACCCCAGCAGCTACAGAACCGTGACCTTGTGGTCATGCTACACAA GGAAGGCATCAGGTTCTCCTTGTCTGAGCTTCCTCCAGCTGGCTCCTCCAGTCAGCCCCCAAATCTGGCATTCCTGGAGCTCCTTTCAGAGTTCTCCCCCCGACTCTTCCATCAGGACAAGCAGCTGCT ACTGGCCTACCTGGAAAAGTGTCTGCAACGTGTCTCCCAGGCACCTGGCCGTCCCTGGGGTCCAGTCACCACCTACTGCCAGTCCCTCAGCCCTGTAGAGAGTACAGCAGAGGCCAACCCTCGGGACTACCCCCGCTCCAAGAAGAGGCGCATTGAAG GCCCCTCCAGGCGGCACAGAGAGGACATCTCTGCATCACAGGAGGAAAGCCTACAGCTGAACAGTatcccacccacacccacccTTACCTCAACGGCTGTGAAAAGTAGGCAGCCCCTGGGGGGGTTGGAAGAGATGGAAGAAGGCGGCGGCTCAGAATTGGCATTTACCCAAGG CCAGCCCCTTTTAGGTGCCCAGAGGTTAAGGTCCTTGAGTCCACAGCATTTCCAGACTCCACTCAACTCTTGGGGTCCTGGTCTGGGCAACCGGCTGACCCG GCTCAGCCTGATggaagaggatgaagaagaaTTAGAAATTCAGAATGACTCAAGTGAAGAGTGGCAAGGTACAGGCAAG CAGTCTTCCCCCAGTGAGCACGGGCTGGACCTCTTAGATTCTACAGAGCCGAACGCTGAG CTAGTTCCTCGCCAAGTCCTGGCAGGGTAG